The nucleotide sequence GCCGCCCCTCCGGCCGGTACTGCACGCACCACAGCGCCGTCTTCGCCATCTTCTCCGCCATTTCCCTGTCCTTCTCCTCGATCCCACAGACTATCATCATCTCCGCCATTTCCCCCTTCTCGAACTTCTTCCATACCCACTTCGGAAACCACTCCTGGCTCTCCGCAAGGTTGATGTCCAGGTTCCTCCTCCGGCCGATGATCTCGAACAGCAGCATCCCGAAGCTGTAAACGTCGCACTTGTGGGTGATCGGCAGCGGCATCCACAGCTCCGGCGCCGCGTAGCCGGGTGTCCCCCTCCCGCCGGTCATCGTTATATGAGTACTGTCCCTGTCGTTGATGATAATAATCcaaattattttgtatgtatttatcaattcaattctCTTCTTAATCCTTGATTAGTTTTTTCTAGTACTTTAGTGATATCTCAACTTTAAGTAGCATTTATCTAtgattttggtaaatttttatcttaaagCTTGAGTAGAGTAGACTGTACTGTAGAGTAGagtttatttcttccttttgtaGCATTGACAATTCAAATACTCTTTTCTTGGTAGTATGATTCCAAActtaatgattttaatttagttaatccAAAAGGCAATTGACATTTTTGTTAATTACCCTGAGAGAATCAGGAGGCCGATTCAATCAGCCTAATAATCATTATCCTAATCAGAAAGCTCACCACCCCTACCTGTTGCAGAGCTTGGCAAGCCCGAAATCGGCAACTTTGGGGGAGAACTTGCTGTCGAGAAGGATGTTACCCGGCTTGATATCGTAGTGGACGATCCGTTGCTGGCACTCTTCGTGCAAGTAAGCGATGCCTCTCGCCGTGCCGACGGCGATCTCGTGGAGCTGCTCGAATTCCAGGACCTTGTTTTCCCGGAAAAGGTACCTGTCCAGGGAGCCGTTCGCCATGAACTCGTAGACCAGAGCTCGGAGACTCCTCTCGAAGCAGAATCCATGGAGCCGCACCAGATTGAAGTGGTGGATTCTCCCCAGCGTGCTCACCTCCGCCATGAACTGTTCTTCGATTCTCTTGTTGGATAATTCGCCGTTCAGAACCTTCACCGCCACGGCCATTCCGTTCTTTAAAGTCCCCTTGTAGACCGATCCGAAGCCGCCGGAGCCGAGGAGGTCGCTGAAGTTGTTTGTGGCCGTTCGGAGCTGTTGGGAGGTGAATCGGATCGGCTTTTCAAGTTCCATGTCGTCGAGGAATTTGGCCATCGCCATGGTCGGGCACACGCTCGTTCTTCTCCTCGCCCGACCTCTTCTCCAACAAACTACCGCTATGACGGTGACGTGCGCAAGAAAAAACACTGCAAGTCGAGAGGAAATTAAGCCGAATCATCAAACATTCCATTGAAATGAACTGAGAAACAAGTCTGAAAGAAATTTGAAATGGAACTTACGCAAGATCCCAAGGAAACCTAATCGATATAAGGACCCGCGTCTTCTTGCCTCTCCTTCGCTTGTCATCACTCGGAAGAAAACTCTGCGGAAAGCATGAAACCCTACAAAGTTACAAACTAGACGAGATTGAGCTACAAACCGGGGTGATCTGATCTGGGAGGTCgatcatttttgtttctctgGCATCTTTCAAGGCCTTTTTGCAAAATAATTGGAAGGCTACTGATGAATCTTTTGGGTTGGTGCTGTGAATATACTCAAAACCGCGTATTTGATGTCTTGATCATAGGGAGAATGTTGACCGCTGGGCCAGCCGGCAGGCGGCAGACAGTTACCCATATTCTTCCCAATTAACAAACTTGGGATAATCGACGGCTAAACCCATCCATAGTTTATAATTCCAAAATTTACCCTTCCCTTGTCCTGCATTTAGATTGcgaatagtttttttttcttatataaaaaatgacacTCATGACGAACAGTTATCCAATTATTAAGGGTTTGAAAATGTAACACACATTTAGCTCCCATTTGGGTCAGCCTAACTGCTTCGGAGTATCACCCAATTAGCTCCCATCTGGGTCCATTACGTGTCACCCAAATTTCcatgcaagagagagagagttgactAGAAATTTCGACCAGGACTTTATAGTCTTCGATTTTTGAATTTCGTATCAGTAAAATAGTTACATAATCAGAACCGGCGGGTTGTCTAATGAAGACCAGAAGAGGCCAATGTTACAAAATAGCATTTCACAATCTTGGCATTAGGGCTAGGTTGTGGAGCCCACCAGGTTAAGACCAACGGCCATAGAATGCCCCAGTTACATTCTAGGAATATGATGCATTAACAACCACTCActtgagataaaatgaaaaTTGCATTAACAAATAACAACCACCATTCAAGCAGAATGTTTGCTGCTCGGATAATCACTATAATCTATACCCAACGGTTCGCTCAACAAACAACTACCTAAAAGACAAAAtaccaaacaaaaagaaaagagatttaTGTGATTAAAGGGCTCATAGCCTAGCGCAGATTTTGACTGTTAGCTCCTCAACATCATTCCTAGAGAAGAGCAACAACCAGAAGATAAAACCCTGCTCGGAAAACACTGGGCTAGTTAGGATTTTTGGGTACATGGATTAAGGACCCACAATGAGTCTCGGCATGCCCTTCACAAAAGTTCCTGCACAAAGTTAGTTCCCAAGTTTAAGAAACTCCACAGGAGCATCTTGGCTAAGGGCAAACATGAAAATTGCAGTTAGAAACCTCTGTTACCTGCAACAAATATGTTATAGAGATCTACGCTCTGCCAGATATGTCTCCAGCTTTTGCCTCTACATGATCCTGTGAACATATTCCAGGGATGTTTAGCAATCACAAATGTCAAATGTACACAAGCTAAGTGAACAAAGAGATGACTTCAGCTTCAAGATGTTCAGATCTATTCTTTCAACCACAATAAGACGAGGTCATGGCAAATTTTCATATGCAaccaaaaaaaacaaacattGCAATGACTTCTATCTAACTTGAATCAGAAAACTTCATAAGCAAGCCCTTGTTTCCTAATTCTTTTACTGTCTTCTTACCATCAGTCAGTTTCAGGTCATAAGTTCTTGTTTTCTAATTCTTTGACTGTCTTCTTAACATCAAGCAGTTCAATCATGTCATTTGTAAAATATGGAAAGCATACAGGCCAAGCTATCAACAAATCTGCATACACCTTCATCCCAACCGTGAAAAAGCAACTTACTGTGCTTTGTTAGAACAGCAACTGCACTCTCAATTGGTGACCATGACATCGGCCTCCCCAACTAATCCTTCTCGTTACTTGCCCTGACTCCCACATACACAACCGGACACGCACATTTATGTATGCCCACTGCAGCCCGCAACAAACTTCCAGCGGGTAGAACAACTCAGTTAAACCAAACATTCTCAACTAGTTGGGGTTGGACAGGTTTATCTTCTCTAAATATTATACTGAGTCAAGG is from Diospyros lotus cultivar Yz01 chromosome 2, ASM1463336v1, whole genome shotgun sequence and encodes:
- the LOC127795940 gene encoding rust resistance kinase Lr10-like gives rise to the protein MTSEGEARRRGSLYRLGFLGILLFFLAHVTVIAVVCWRRGRARRRTSVCPTMAMAKFLDDMELEKPIRFTSQQLRTATNNFSDLLGSGGFGSVYKGTLKNGMAVAVKVLNGELSNKRIEEQFMAEVSTLGRIHHFNLVRLHGFCFERSLRALVYEFMANGSLDRYLFRENKVLEFEQLHEIAVGTARGIAYLHEECQQRIVHYDIKPGNILLDSKFSPKVADFGLAKLCNRDSTHITMTGGRGTPGYAAPELWMPLPITHKCDVYSFGMLLFEIIGRRRNLDINLAESQEWFPKWVWKKFEKGEMAEMMIVCGIEEKDREMAEKMAKTALWCVQYRPEGRPLISTAVKMLEDAIEIPAPSNPFPFFAEGPACPFPRTSSSSWSGSSGTVRSSTVCPIMSKYEIEIASN